A window from Larimichthys crocea isolate SSNF chromosome XXIII, L_crocea_2.0, whole genome shotgun sequence encodes these proteins:
- the nktr gene encoding NK-tumor recognition protein isoform X3 — protein sequence MGVKDRPQCYFDVELNREPVGRIVFQLFSDICPKTSKNFLCLCTGEKGTGKITGKKLCYKGSTFHRVVKNFMVQGGDFTEGNGRGGESIYGGYFEDENFTLKHDRAFLLSMANRGKDTNGSQFFITTKMAPHLDGVHVVFGVVISGFEVIKKIEGLKTDSASRPYADVRVMDCGQLITKSANDVLEGKRKRTSHSADSSLNSHESSSQFSSSVGSESESDEKHKHHKHKRHVKSKRSKRKRRESKKERNNTPSKQSSHSPVEKEMLEGENEVEGEKEQSGKREKPVVRPEEIPPVPENRFLLRRDMPSQEDKTEIIEKEETSLSTDHKPAVSKSGRKIKGRGTMRYHTPTRSKSRSASLEERGSSETPPHWKEEMKRTKVYHPPSIERWSKGDKWDDRSDSAWSRSAEHSSDRSSERSSQRCQQKKEKKKAKRKKKAKKRKHSKKKSSKSKPQEAYLSEGERSVSSGRKSRRSRSPSRCSSNHHHSSTRKRRRSSLSFRDSRSYSRSYTSSQSRSRERSRSYSRSRSLSPSRSRSLSRSRSQSYSRSRSRSRARSRSRYRSRSSSRKRSLSRSPRKRKASKPKADAMIHVPEKLPDNKVTPVPRLPAVPAPESVPVIPLSDSPPPSRWKPGQKPWKPSYIHIQEIKAKVAPSNISTGQAADGVTEKAQTSVTPKGLPGETQSDKARKHAERSRSRSSRSKSYSRSRSRSYSRSRSRSPHQYNSRSSSPSRSDSENSQKTGSNKKNSLDKEWKEYYSSLQRIKNLDKYISLTSSQDAQSGSENRAGCEQSPDISVSARSGSLEKIKERGSLQDQDTKHHSSTLAESFNNRSEWDSDSDKVSQSNSATLSKRLKRAVQSSEVLDKKLSALTGWNSESDSENITARTLTISEKEEGEASSESEYETSRKTSEAVVSLAHKSAAAAPSSGPSEESPEKSAEPEKHKSKKKSKRKHKHKRRSENKSSSHHSKDKGKRSKRKHQKLKETFHWQPPLEFEEEEEEDESKREKRSPGRVVKERPGVDSMNDKDQHVTSLNKNPNREEDRGQQRAKHSEPPLQSSSRNGANLLSVKEQESLDDMDICTPEHEAEIVEPPVAQDSCDNARELTLKSTSRSSNMASKDRALPHSKEQPSATSTTATGGLQDEATSLKPTGINFKWRPLKGMSAVQNVNAPTVTTKNIELQENLTSNAQGVRMEIKSKSRVRPGSLFDEVRKTARLNQRPRNQESSSEERSPSVGKTRGTSRTRSPKKSRSTSRKSRSASSRWSQSYSRSRSRSRSSSYSSRSRSRSRRRRGRGRSRSRSSTYRSYRSHSRTYSRSHSRSRSYNRRRRSRSDSYDSYSSRSRSVSRRRGRRRSDSYRSSDRRSRSYHSSSRSSSRRRSHSRSSRYS from the exons tTGGGCGCATTGTCTTTCAACTTTTTTCGGATATTTGTCCCAAGACGAGCAAaaactttctctgtttgtgcaCTG GTGAAAAGGGAACTGGCAAAATCACAGGGAAAAAGCTCTGCTACAAAGGCTCCACATTTCACAGAGTTGTAAAGAACTTTATGGTCCAGGGAGGCGACTTCACTGAAG GaaatggaagaggaggagagtccATATATGGTGGCTACTTTGAAG ACGAGAACTTCACTCTCAAACACGACAGAGCCTTCCTGTTGTCTATGGCCAATCGTGGGAAGGACACAAACGGCTCACAGTTCTTCAT CACAACCAAGATGGCCCCTCATCTTGACGG TGTCCACGTCGTCTTTGGTGTCGTCATCTCCGGCTTTGAAGTGATAAAGAAGATCGAGGGTCTGAAGACTGATTCAGCCAGCAGGCCCTACGCTGATGTGAGAGTGATGGACTGCGGGCAACTTATCACTAAGTCTGCAAATGATG TACTTGAAGGCAAGAGGAAACGAACCTCGCATTCAGCTGACTCGTCCCTCAATTCCCATGAGTCGTCCTCCCAGTTCTCCTCTTCAGTGGGATCTGAAAGTGAATCGGATGAAAAGCACAAACATCACAAGCACAAGAGACATGTGAAGAGTAAACGgtcaaaaaggaaaaggagggaatcaaaaaaagagaggaacaACACACCCTCCAAGCAgag CTCTCACAGTCCTGTAGAAAAAGAGATGCTGGAGGGGGAGAATGAagtggagggagagaaggagcagagtgggaagagagaaaaacctGTCGTCCGCCCAGAGGAAATCCCTCCGGTGCCAGAGAACCGTTTCCTGCTGCGACGGGACATGCCATCTCAGGAAGATAAAACAGAGAT AATTGAGAAAGAAGAAACGTCTCTTTCAACTGACCACAAACCAGCAGTGTCCAAGTCTGGACGGAAGATTAAAGGCAGAGGAACTATG AGATATCACACCCCCACAAGGTCTAAATCACGCTCTGCATCTCTGGAAGAGCGTGGTAGCAGCGAAACTCCGCCACACTGGAaggaagagatgaaaagaaCCAAAGTTTATCATCCACCGAGCATCGAGAGATGGAGCAAAGGAGACAA ATGGGATGACAGAAGCGACTCCGCATGGTCCCGGTCTGCAGAACACTCTTCAGACCGCAGCTCAGAGAGGTCCAGCCAGCGCTGCcaacagaagaaagagaagaagaaagccaaACGCAAGAAGAAAGCCAAAAAACGCAAACACAGCAAGAAGAAGAGCTCCAAGAGCAAACCTCAAGAGGCTTACCTGTCAGAGGGTGAAAGGTCGGTATCCTCAGGAAGAAAGTCCAGAAGATCCCGTTCTCCATCCCGCTGCTCTTCAAATCACCATCATTCGTCAACTCGAAAGAGGAGGCGGTCCTCGCTGTCTTTCAGAGACTCGCGGTCCTACTCTAGATCTTACACATCCAGCCAATCAAGATCAAGAGAGAGGTCCAGGTCTTATTCAAGATCTAGAAGCCTTTCTCCATCTAGAAGTCGGTCTTTGTCTAGATCCAGATCTCAGTCCTATTCTCGATCCCGGTCTAGATCCCGGGCAAGATCAAGATCCAGGTATAGATCTAGGTCTTCATCCAGAAAGAGGAGTTTATCCAGATCCCCTAGAAAGAGGAAAGCAAGCAAGCCCAAAGCTGATGCCATGATCCATGTGCCTGAGAAGCTTCCAGACAACAAAGTCACACCTGTCCCCAGACTCCCCGCTGTCCCGGCTCCTGAAAGTGTCCCTGTGATCCCACTGAGCGACAGTCCCCCACCTTCACGCTGGAAACCTGGTCAAAAGCCCTGGAAGCCCTCCTACATCCATATTCAGGAGATTAAAGCTAAAGTAGCTCCCAGTAACATTTCCACTGGACAAGCAGCTGATGGCGTTACAGAAAAAGCTCAGACCTCAGTCACACCCAAAGGTCTGCCAGGTGAGACTCAAAGCGACAAAGCACGCAAACATGCAGAACGTTCACGCAGCAGGTCCTCCAGAAGCAAGTCCTACAGCCGTTCAAGGAGCAGAAGTTACAGCAGGTCTAGGTCCAGATCCCCTCATCAGTATAACAGCAGATCATCCTCACCTAGCAGATCAGACTCTGAAAACTCCCAGAAGACAGGGAGCAATAAAAAGAACTCACTAGACAAGGAATGGAAAGAGTATTATAGCTCTTTGCAAAGGATCAAAAATTTAGATAAGTACATTTCACTCACTAGTAGTCAAGATGCTCAGTCCGGCTCGGAGAACAGGGCAGGCTGTGAGCAAAGTCCTGATATCAGTGTTTCGGCTAGAAGTGGCTctttggagaaaataaaagagagaggcagcttACAGGATCAAGACACGAAGCATCACAGCTCAACGCTGGCAGAGAGCTTTAATAACCGGTCTGAATGGGATAGCGACAGCGACAAAGTGAGCCAAAGCAACAGTGCTACCCTCTCGAAAAGGCTAAAACGAGCAGTTCAGTCCAGTGAGGTTCTCGACAAGAAACTGTCTGCTCTCACTGGGTGGAATTCAGAAAGCGATTCTGAAAACATAACAGCCAGGACTTTGACCAtatctgaaaaagaagaaggggaggcaagttcagaatcagaatatGAGACTTCGAGAAAGACGTCGGAGGCGGTGGTTTCTCTGGCACACAAGAGTGCCgctgctgctccttcttcaGGTCCGTCAGAGGAAAGTCCTGAGAAGTCAGCCGAGCCCGAGAAGCACAAGAGCAAGAAGAAGTCCAAACGtaagcacaaacacaagagaagaaGTGAGAACAAAAGCAGCTCCCATCACAGTAAGGACAAAGGAAAGAGATCTAAGAGGAAACATCAGAAGCTCAAAGAGACTTTTCACTGGCAGCCACCTTTAGAGttcgaagaggaggaggaagaagatgaatCAAAACGGGAGAAACGCAGTCCTGGTAGAGTTGTCAAAGAAAGGCCTGGTGTGGACAGTATGAATGACAAAGACCAACACGTGACCTCTTTAAATAAGAATCCTAATAGAGAAGAAGATAGAGGGCAACAGAGAGCAAAGCACAGTGAACCTCCTCTTCAGTCATCCAGCAGGAACGGTGCTAATTTACTCAGTGTCAAAGAGCAGGAGTCATTAGATGATATGGACATTTGTACTCCAGAGCATGAAGCTGAAATTGTAGAACCTCCAGTTGCACAGGATTCTTGTGATAACGCCCGAGAATTAACCCTAAAATCTACCTCAAGGTCTTCAAATATGGCAAGTAAAGATAGAGCGTTACCTCACAGCAAAGAACAGCCCTCTGCTACCTCCACGACAGCCACTGGTGGACTGCAAGACGAAGCAACCAGCCTCAAACCCACCGGCATTAATTTCAAGTGGAGGCCTCTGAAAGGAATGTCAGCCGTACAGAACGTAAACGCACCAACCGTCACCACAAAAAACATCGAACTTCAAGAGAACCTGACCTCCAACGCACAGGGAGTGAGGATGGagataaaaagcaaaagcagaGTCCGACCGGGATCTCTGTTTGACGAGGTTCGTAAGACAGCACGGCTCAACCAGAGGCCGAGAAACCAGGAGAGCTCCAGCGAGGAGAGATCACCCTCCGTGGGAAAGACGAGGGGAACATCCCGCACACGGTCCCCGAAGAAGTCCAGGTCCACATCCAGGAAGTCTCGCTCCGCTTCCAGTCGCTGGTCCCAATCCTACAGCAGGTCGAGGAGCAGATCCCGCAGCTCCAGCTACTCCTCCAG GAGCCGCAGCAGGAGTCGGAGGAGACGTGGAAGAGGGCGGTCTCGCTCTCGTAGCAGCACATATCGAAGTTACAGGAGTCATAG CCGGACGTACAGTAGAAGCCATTCCAGAAGTCGCTCATATAACCGCCGCCGGAGATCCAG GTCAGACTCCTACGACAGCTATTCCAGTCGGAGCCGGAGCGTGAGCAGGAGACGAGGCCGCAGACGAAGTGACAGCTACAGGAGCTCAGACCGCCGATCCCG GTCGTACCACTCCTCCAGTCGCAGCTCGTCCAGGCGCAGAAGTCACAGTCGCAGCAGTCGCTACAGCTGA
- the nktr gene encoding NK-tumor recognition protein isoform X2, which translates to MGVKDRPQCYFDVELNREPVGRIVFQLFSDICPKTSKNFLCLCTGEKGTGKITGKKLCYKGSTFHRVVKNFMVQGGDFTEGNGRGGESIYGGYFEDENFTLKHDRAFLLSMANRGKDTNGSQFFITTKMAPHLDGVHVVFGVVISGFEVIKKIEGLKTDSASRPYADVRVMDCGQLITKSANDVLEGKRKRTSHSADSSLNSHESSSQFSSSVGSESESDEKHKHHKHKRHVKSKRSKRKRRESKKERNNTPSKQSSHSPVEKEMLEGENEVEGEKEQSGKREKPVVRPEEIPPVPENRFLLRRDMPSQEDKTEIIEKEETSLSTDHKPAVSKSGRKIKGRGTMRYHTPTRSKSRSASLEERGSSETPPHWKEEMKRTKVYHPPSIERWSKGDNRWDDRSDSAWSRSAEHSSDRSSERSSQRCQQKKEKKKAKRKKKAKKRKHSKKKSSKSKPQEAYLSEGERSVSSGRKSRRSRSPSRCSSNHHHSSTRKRRRSSLSFRDSRSYSRSYTSSQSRSRERSRSYSRSRSLSPSRSRSLSRSRSQSYSRSRSRSRARSRSRYRSRSSSRKRSLSRSPRKRKASKPKADAMIHVPEKLPDNKVTPVPRLPAVPAPESVPVIPLSDSPPPSRWKPGQKPWKPSYIHIQEIKAKVAPSNISTGQAADGVTEKAQTSVTPKGLPGETQSDKARKHAERSRSRSSRSKSYSRSRSRSYSRSRSRSPHQYNSRSSSPSRSDSENSQKTGSNKKNSLDKEWKEYYSSLQRIKNLDKYISLTSSQDAQSGSENRAGCEQSPDISVSARSGSLEKIKERGSLQDQDTKHHSSTLAESFNNRSEWDSDSDKVSQSNSATLSKRLKRAVQSSEVLDKKLSALTGWNSESDSENITARTLTISEKEEGEASSESEYETSRKTSEAVVSLAHKSAAAAPSSGPSEESPEKSAEPEKHKSKKKSKRKHKHKRRSENKSSSHHSKDKGKRSKRKHQKLKETFHWQPPLEFEEEEEEDESKREKRSPGRVVKERPGVDSMNDKDQHVTSLNKNPNREEDRGQQRAKHSEPPLQSSSRNGANLLSVKEQESLDDMDICTPEHEAEIVEPPVAQDSCDNARELTLKSTSRSSNMASKDRALPHSKEQPSATSTTATGGLQDEATSLKPTGINFKWRPLKGMSAVQNVNAPTVTTKNIELQENLTSNAQGVRMEIKSKSRVRPGSLFDEVRKTARLNQRPRNQESSSEERSPSVGKTRGTSRTRSPKKSRSTSRKSRSASSRWSQSYSRSRSRSRSSSYSSRSRSRSRRRRGRGRSRSRSSTYRSYRSHSRTYSRSHSRSRSYNRRRRSRSDSYDSYSSRSRSVSRRRGRRRSDSYRSSDRRSRSYHSSSRSSSRRRSHSRSSRYS; encoded by the exons tTGGGCGCATTGTCTTTCAACTTTTTTCGGATATTTGTCCCAAGACGAGCAAaaactttctctgtttgtgcaCTG GTGAAAAGGGAACTGGCAAAATCACAGGGAAAAAGCTCTGCTACAAAGGCTCCACATTTCACAGAGTTGTAAAGAACTTTATGGTCCAGGGAGGCGACTTCACTGAAG GaaatggaagaggaggagagtccATATATGGTGGCTACTTTGAAG ACGAGAACTTCACTCTCAAACACGACAGAGCCTTCCTGTTGTCTATGGCCAATCGTGGGAAGGACACAAACGGCTCACAGTTCTTCAT CACAACCAAGATGGCCCCTCATCTTGACGG TGTCCACGTCGTCTTTGGTGTCGTCATCTCCGGCTTTGAAGTGATAAAGAAGATCGAGGGTCTGAAGACTGATTCAGCCAGCAGGCCCTACGCTGATGTGAGAGTGATGGACTGCGGGCAACTTATCACTAAGTCTGCAAATGATG TACTTGAAGGCAAGAGGAAACGAACCTCGCATTCAGCTGACTCGTCCCTCAATTCCCATGAGTCGTCCTCCCAGTTCTCCTCTTCAGTGGGATCTGAAAGTGAATCGGATGAAAAGCACAAACATCACAAGCACAAGAGACATGTGAAGAGTAAACGgtcaaaaaggaaaaggagggaatcaaaaaaagagaggaacaACACACCCTCCAAGCAgag CTCTCACAGTCCTGTAGAAAAAGAGATGCTGGAGGGGGAGAATGAagtggagggagagaaggagcagagtgggaagagagaaaaacctGTCGTCCGCCCAGAGGAAATCCCTCCGGTGCCAGAGAACCGTTTCCTGCTGCGACGGGACATGCCATCTCAGGAAGATAAAACAGAGAT AATTGAGAAAGAAGAAACGTCTCTTTCAACTGACCACAAACCAGCAGTGTCCAAGTCTGGACGGAAGATTAAAGGCAGAGGAACTATG AGATATCACACCCCCACAAGGTCTAAATCACGCTCTGCATCTCTGGAAGAGCGTGGTAGCAGCGAAACTCCGCCACACTGGAaggaagagatgaaaagaaCCAAAGTTTATCATCCACCGAGCATCGAGAGATGGAGCAAAGGAGACAA CAGATGGGATGACAGAAGCGACTCCGCATGGTCCCGGTCTGCAGAACACTCTTCAGACCGCAGCTCAGAGAGGTCCAGCCAGCGCTGCcaacagaagaaagagaagaagaaagccaaACGCAAGAAGAAAGCCAAAAAACGCAAACACAGCAAGAAGAAGAGCTCCAAGAGCAAACCTCAAGAGGCTTACCTGTCAGAGGGTGAAAGGTCGGTATCCTCAGGAAGAAAGTCCAGAAGATCCCGTTCTCCATCCCGCTGCTCTTCAAATCACCATCATTCGTCAACTCGAAAGAGGAGGCGGTCCTCGCTGTCTTTCAGAGACTCGCGGTCCTACTCTAGATCTTACACATCCAGCCAATCAAGATCAAGAGAGAGGTCCAGGTCTTATTCAAGATCTAGAAGCCTTTCTCCATCTAGAAGTCGGTCTTTGTCTAGATCCAGATCTCAGTCCTATTCTCGATCCCGGTCTAGATCCCGGGCAAGATCAAGATCCAGGTATAGATCTAGGTCTTCATCCAGAAAGAGGAGTTTATCCAGATCCCCTAGAAAGAGGAAAGCAAGCAAGCCCAAAGCTGATGCCATGATCCATGTGCCTGAGAAGCTTCCAGACAACAAAGTCACACCTGTCCCCAGACTCCCCGCTGTCCCGGCTCCTGAAAGTGTCCCTGTGATCCCACTGAGCGACAGTCCCCCACCTTCACGCTGGAAACCTGGTCAAAAGCCCTGGAAGCCCTCCTACATCCATATTCAGGAGATTAAAGCTAAAGTAGCTCCCAGTAACATTTCCACTGGACAAGCAGCTGATGGCGTTACAGAAAAAGCTCAGACCTCAGTCACACCCAAAGGTCTGCCAGGTGAGACTCAAAGCGACAAAGCACGCAAACATGCAGAACGTTCACGCAGCAGGTCCTCCAGAAGCAAGTCCTACAGCCGTTCAAGGAGCAGAAGTTACAGCAGGTCTAGGTCCAGATCCCCTCATCAGTATAACAGCAGATCATCCTCACCTAGCAGATCAGACTCTGAAAACTCCCAGAAGACAGGGAGCAATAAAAAGAACTCACTAGACAAGGAATGGAAAGAGTATTATAGCTCTTTGCAAAGGATCAAAAATTTAGATAAGTACATTTCACTCACTAGTAGTCAAGATGCTCAGTCCGGCTCGGAGAACAGGGCAGGCTGTGAGCAAAGTCCTGATATCAGTGTTTCGGCTAGAAGTGGCTctttggagaaaataaaagagagaggcagcttACAGGATCAAGACACGAAGCATCACAGCTCAACGCTGGCAGAGAGCTTTAATAACCGGTCTGAATGGGATAGCGACAGCGACAAAGTGAGCCAAAGCAACAGTGCTACCCTCTCGAAAAGGCTAAAACGAGCAGTTCAGTCCAGTGAGGTTCTCGACAAGAAACTGTCTGCTCTCACTGGGTGGAATTCAGAAAGCGATTCTGAAAACATAACAGCCAGGACTTTGACCAtatctgaaaaagaagaaggggaggcaagttcagaatcagaatatGAGACTTCGAGAAAGACGTCGGAGGCGGTGGTTTCTCTGGCACACAAGAGTGCCgctgctgctccttcttcaGGTCCGTCAGAGGAAAGTCCTGAGAAGTCAGCCGAGCCCGAGAAGCACAAGAGCAAGAAGAAGTCCAAACGtaagcacaaacacaagagaagaaGTGAGAACAAAAGCAGCTCCCATCACAGTAAGGACAAAGGAAAGAGATCTAAGAGGAAACATCAGAAGCTCAAAGAGACTTTTCACTGGCAGCCACCTTTAGAGttcgaagaggaggaggaagaagatgaatCAAAACGGGAGAAACGCAGTCCTGGTAGAGTTGTCAAAGAAAGGCCTGGTGTGGACAGTATGAATGACAAAGACCAACACGTGACCTCTTTAAATAAGAATCCTAATAGAGAAGAAGATAGAGGGCAACAGAGAGCAAAGCACAGTGAACCTCCTCTTCAGTCATCCAGCAGGAACGGTGCTAATTTACTCAGTGTCAAAGAGCAGGAGTCATTAGATGATATGGACATTTGTACTCCAGAGCATGAAGCTGAAATTGTAGAACCTCCAGTTGCACAGGATTCTTGTGATAACGCCCGAGAATTAACCCTAAAATCTACCTCAAGGTCTTCAAATATGGCAAGTAAAGATAGAGCGTTACCTCACAGCAAAGAACAGCCCTCTGCTACCTCCACGACAGCCACTGGTGGACTGCAAGACGAAGCAACCAGCCTCAAACCCACCGGCATTAATTTCAAGTGGAGGCCTCTGAAAGGAATGTCAGCCGTACAGAACGTAAACGCACCAACCGTCACCACAAAAAACATCGAACTTCAAGAGAACCTGACCTCCAACGCACAGGGAGTGAGGATGGagataaaaagcaaaagcagaGTCCGACCGGGATCTCTGTTTGACGAGGTTCGTAAGACAGCACGGCTCAACCAGAGGCCGAGAAACCAGGAGAGCTCCAGCGAGGAGAGATCACCCTCCGTGGGAAAGACGAGGGGAACATCCCGCACACGGTCCCCGAAGAAGTCCAGGTCCACATCCAGGAAGTCTCGCTCCGCTTCCAGTCGCTGGTCCCAATCCTACAGCAGGTCGAGGAGCAGATCCCGCAGCTCCAGCTACTCCTCCAG GAGCCGCAGCAGGAGTCGGAGGAGACGTGGAAGAGGGCGGTCTCGCTCTCGTAGCAGCACATATCGAAGTTACAGGAGTCATAG CCGGACGTACAGTAGAAGCCATTCCAGAAGTCGCTCATATAACCGCCGCCGGAGATCCAG GTCAGACTCCTACGACAGCTATTCCAGTCGGAGCCGGAGCGTGAGCAGGAGACGAGGCCGCAGACGAAGTGACAGCTACAGGAGCTCAGACCGCCGATCCCG GTCGTACCACTCCTCCAGTCGCAGCTCGTCCAGGCGCAGAAGTCACAGTCGCAGCAGTCGCTACAGCTGA